In the Bacillus solimangrovi genome, one interval contains:
- the hisIE gene encoding bifunctional phosphoribosyl-AMP cyclohydrolase/phosphoribosyl-ATP diphosphatase HisIE has protein sequence MKTNEIRFDEQGLVPAIVQDAVSKEVLTLAYMNKDSLAKSLETRETWFWSRSRQELWHKGETSGNTQHIIDVRWDCDQDALLVLVEPRGPACHTGSYSCFNDSLFEDKVEVNDKRFEILSSLEALIAKRELERPEGVYTTYLFNEGVDKILKKVGEEAAEVIIASKNRDKDELKWETADLLYHVLVLLREQKLPLDDVLRVLEERHTANK, from the coding sequence ATGAAAACGAATGAAATTAGATTTGATGAACAAGGTTTAGTACCAGCAATTGTACAAGATGCGGTTAGTAAAGAAGTATTAACGCTAGCATATATGAATAAAGATTCACTAGCCAAGTCTCTTGAAACACGTGAGACATGGTTCTGGAGTCGTTCACGTCAAGAGCTTTGGCACAAAGGTGAAACGTCAGGTAACACACAACACATAATTGATGTACGTTGGGACTGTGATCAAGATGCATTGCTCGTTCTTGTAGAACCTCGTGGACCTGCTTGTCATACAGGTAGTTATAGCTGTTTCAATGATTCGTTGTTTGAGGATAAGGTAGAAGTAAATGATAAACGATTTGAAATTCTTTCAAGCTTAGAAGCACTTATTGCGAAAAGGGAGTTAGAACGACCTGAGGGGGTGTATACGACATATCTTTTTAATGAAGGTGTCGATAAGATATTGAAGAAGGTAGGCGAAGAAGCAGCAGAAGTCATCATTGCATCGAAAAACCGTGATAAAGATGAATTGAAATGGGAAACTGCTGATTTACTTTATCATGTACTCGTATTATTGAGAGAACAGAAATTGCCTCTTGATGACGTGCTACGTGTACTTGAAGAGCGTCATACAGCAAATAAATAG
- a CDS encoding tetratricopeptide repeat protein: MKSFVFVKYGILASTKITNGGGFMRTGLSFEKKQGKVLPFIQDGEHFFKKGIKAYRQGDLKKAEHHLTRAVRMDKEEPIFLCQLAVVVSELGNYQESNEMLEKVLYELEPEMVDCYYFLANNYAYLGLFHEAKVKTEKYLSEAPEGEYVEDANELLKLLKFEDSLDGETDESLRAEESLIIRHDQAKKLIAEGKLSQAEQVLKQLTVDYPEFWSAYNNLAITYFQQGLTSEAIQITEEVLERSTGNLHALCNLAVFFHYLGDKTKTSHLQSQLESVYPIEMECRSKLGTTLVLLGSYSQGYKWLRSIYKRGFVGEASFYYWLSVGAYQLGDEKFAEQAWLEFIKKNPEKANEKPWKDTKQQSNGIEAHEYDDFYQVLYGTDSYGERFFALYALYQNADKVAITMVEEFVKSHDVDEQLKSFAITLLKQKGFNKQMMSTSESMEIGFETAQQLIKLINDEMHTDEIKRLYMLWFTAFANMIKENKTMMRNSKAWAAAVEYIWCGTTNDPKTQKVLAKQYDLSVSTISKYVKIVKNLID, from the coding sequence TTGAAGTCCTTTGTTTTCGTTAAATATGGTATACTAGCTTCGACAAAAATTACGAACGGCGGAGGGTTTATGAGAACTGGATTATCATTTGAGAAGAAACAAGGCAAGGTTCTTCCTTTCATTCAAGATGGTGAGCATTTCTTCAAAAAGGGAATAAAGGCCTATCGGCAAGGTGATTTGAAGAAAGCTGAGCATCACTTAACACGTGCTGTCAGGATGGATAAGGAAGAGCCTATCTTTCTATGCCAATTGGCTGTGGTGGTCTCAGAACTTGGGAATTATCAAGAATCGAATGAAATGCTAGAAAAAGTTTTATACGAATTGGAGCCAGAAATGGTCGACTGTTATTACTTTTTGGCAAACAATTATGCATATCTTGGTTTGTTTCACGAGGCAAAAGTTAAAACAGAGAAATATTTATCAGAGGCACCCGAAGGTGAATATGTTGAAGATGCAAATGAACTATTAAAGTTACTTAAGTTTGAAGATAGTTTAGATGGGGAAACAGATGAATCACTTCGTGCCGAAGAATCACTTATTATACGACACGATCAAGCGAAGAAACTGATAGCAGAAGGGAAGTTATCGCAAGCTGAGCAAGTATTGAAGCAATTAACCGTTGATTATCCTGAGTTTTGGTCAGCTTATAATAATTTGGCCATTACTTATTTTCAACAAGGGTTGACTTCAGAAGCGATACAGATAACTGAGGAAGTATTAGAAAGAAGTACAGGCAATCTACATGCTTTATGTAATTTAGCCGTTTTCTTTCATTACCTCGGTGATAAAACAAAAACAAGTCATTTACAGTCACAGCTTGAGAGTGTTTATCCAATCGAAATGGAGTGTCGTAGCAAGCTAGGAACGACATTAGTATTGCTTGGGAGTTATTCACAAGGTTATAAGTGGCTACGTTCGATCTATAAAAGAGGATTCGTTGGTGAAGCAAGTTTCTATTATTGGTTATCGGTAGGGGCTTATCAGCTTGGCGATGAGAAATTTGCGGAGCAAGCATGGTTAGAATTTATAAAGAAAAATCCAGAGAAGGCAAATGAAAAACCGTGGAAGGATACGAAGCAACAATCGAACGGAATTGAAGCTCATGAATACGATGATTTTTATCAAGTATTGTATGGAACAGATTCATATGGTGAAAGATTCTTTGCGTTATATGCACTATATCAAAATGCAGATAAGGTAGCTATAACTATGGTCGAGGAGTTTGTAAAAAGCCATGATGTAGATGAGCAATTGAAAAGCTTTGCGATAACGCTTTTAAAACAAAAAGGGTTCAATAAGCAAATGATGTCAACTTCAGAGAGCATGGAAATAGGTTTTGAAACAGCACAGCAATTAATTAAACTTATTAATGATGAAATGCATACTGATGAAATAAAGCGTCTCTATATGTTATGGTTCACAGCTTTTGCAAATATGATTAAAGAAAACAAAACTATGATGAGAAATTCAAAAGCATGGGCAGCAGCAGTAGAGTATATATGGTGTGGAACAACAAATGATCCGAAAACTCAGAAGGTATTGGCAAAACAGTATGACTTATCTGTTTCAACAATAAGTAAATACGTGAAAATTGTTAAAAATTTAATTGACTGA
- the trxB gene encoding thioredoxin-disulfide reductase: protein MSEEKIYDVIIAGAGPAGMTAAVYTSRANLDTLMIERGIPGGQMANTEDIENYPGYDNILGPDLSNKMFEHAKKFGAEYAYGDIKEIIDGKEYKIVKAGNKEYKTRTVIITTGAQYKKIGVPGEEELGGRGVSYCAVCDGAFFKGKELVVVGGGDSAVEEGVYLTRFASKVTIVHRRDKLRAQKILQKRAFDNENIDFIWNHTVKEINDKDGKVDSVTLVDTISGEEQEFKTDGVFIYIGMNPLSGPFQSLGITNEAGYIETDDSMETKVAGIYAAGDIREKTLRQIVTATGDGSIAAQSAQHYIEELKEELATS, encoded by the coding sequence ATGAGTGAAGAGAAAATTTATGATGTAATCATTGCAGGAGCAGGGCCAGCAGGAATGACAGCAGCCGTTTATACGTCTCGTGCAAATCTTGATACATTAATGATTGAACGTGGTATTCCGGGTGGTCAAATGGCAAACACAGAAGATATCGAGAATTATCCAGGGTATGACAATATTTTAGGACCAGACCTGTCCAATAAGATGTTTGAACATGCGAAGAAGTTTGGTGCTGAGTATGCTTACGGTGATATTAAGGAAATTATTGATGGTAAGGAATACAAAATTGTTAAAGCTGGAAATAAAGAATATAAGACTCGTACAGTAATCATTACTACGGGTGCACAATATAAGAAAATTGGCGTTCCTGGTGAAGAAGAACTAGGTGGGCGAGGTGTATCATATTGTGCCGTTTGTGATGGAGCCTTCTTTAAAGGAAAAGAACTTGTTGTTGTTGGAGGCGGAGACTCTGCTGTTGAAGAAGGTGTCTACCTTACACGTTTTGCTTCTAAAGTAACGATTGTACATCGTCGTGATAAATTACGTGCACAGAAGATTTTGCAAAAACGTGCTTTTGATAACGAAAATATCGACTTTATCTGGAATCATACGGTTAAAGAAATTAATGATAAAGATGGAAAAGTAGACAGTGTTACGCTTGTTGATACGATCTCTGGAGAAGAACAAGAATTTAAGACGGATGGGGTCTTCATCTATATCGGAATGAATCCATTAAGTGGTCCGTTCCAAAGTTTAGGTATTACGAATGAAGCAGGTTATATTGAAACGGATGATTCAATGGAAACGAAAGTCGCTGGAATCTATGCCGCTGGTGATATTCGTGAGAAGACATTACGCCAAATTGTAACCGCAACTGGTGATGGAAGTATCGCTGCACAAAGTGCACAGCATTATATTGAAGAGTTAAAAGAAGAGTTAGCAACTTCTTAA
- a CDS encoding 8-oxo-dGTP diphosphatase, protein MQRVTNCVLKQDNKILLLQKPRRGWWVAPGGKMEQGESIKDSVVREFREETGIYLKNPNVKGIFTFTIKDGDQVVSEWMMFTFFADEFDGENVDESEEGKIGWHEIDVLSELPMAPGDYHIIDYVVKGHGTIYGNFTYTPDFQLLSYRLDPS, encoded by the coding sequence ATGCAGCGAGTAACGAACTGTGTGCTAAAACAGGACAATAAAATATTGCTATTACAAAAACCTCGCCGTGGTTGGTGGGTAGCACCGGGCGGAAAGATGGAACAAGGTGAATCAATTAAAGATTCAGTTGTTCGTGAATTTCGTGAAGAAACTGGAATATATTTAAAGAATCCGAATGTTAAAGGGATATTTACATTTACAATAAAAGACGGAGATCAAGTTGTTTCTGAATGGATGATGTTCACCTTCTTCGCAGATGAATTTGACGGAGAGAATGTTGATGAATCAGAAGAAGGGAAAATTGGTTGGCATGAAATAGATGTACTTTCTGAGTTACCAATGGCACCTGGTGATTATCATATCATAGACTATGTTGTAAAGGGGCATGGAACTATCTACGGAAACTTCACATACACACCTGATTTTCAATTATTGTCTTATCGACTTGATCCCTCATAA